A stretch of the Flavobacterium aquiphilum genome encodes the following:
- a CDS encoding sigma-54-dependent transcriptional regulator, whose amino-acid sequence MSKILLIEDDVSFCMMLENFLEKKSYTVTTAFTAEEAKTKIKSQNFDLIITDLRLPNYDGIELMSEFKKAYPTIPVILMTGYSDVNTAVKAIKNGAADYISKPFNPEEVLLVISNALEITDTNLTNKTISNNKTKTTDEDVILGISAASKKLAEYIQLVSPTDMSVLIIGESGTGKEVIAKSIHQNSPRKNNNFIAVDCGAIPKELAASEFFGHLKGSFTGAINDKIGCFEAANKGTLFLDEIGNLSYENQIQLLRALQERKIKPVGSNKEINVDIRIITATNEDLREAVKNGTFREDLYHRINEFSIQSPSLNERNEDLMIFADFFLGKANQQLNKNIIGFSPEVVTVFENYRWPGNLRELQNIIKRATLLSQGDFIEKNTLPHEIFQMANKIINDFSLFENEKEAILNALEQAKNNKSETAKLLKINRKTLYNKLKQYNID is encoded by the coding sequence ATGTCAAAGATTTTATTGATAGAAGACGATGTTTCCTTTTGTATGATGTTGGAAAATTTTCTCGAAAAAAAATCTTATACTGTAACAACTGCATTTACAGCAGAAGAAGCAAAAACTAAAATTAAAAGTCAAAACTTTGACCTTATTATTACAGATTTAAGACTTCCAAACTACGATGGAATTGAACTTATGTCTGAATTTAAAAAGGCATACCCAACAATTCCAGTTATCTTAATGACTGGTTATTCTGATGTTAATACTGCCGTAAAAGCTATAAAAAATGGTGCTGCCGATTATATTTCGAAACCATTTAATCCAGAAGAAGTTTTACTCGTTATTTCAAATGCATTGGAAATCACTGATACCAATTTAACTAATAAAACAATTTCAAATAACAAAACAAAAACGACAGATGAAGATGTTATTTTAGGAATTTCAGCAGCATCAAAAAAATTGGCAGAATACATTCAACTTGTAAGTCCAACTGACATGTCTGTTTTAATTATTGGTGAAAGCGGAACAGGAAAAGAGGTTATCGCAAAAAGTATTCATCAAAATAGCCCAAGAAAAAACAATAATTTCATAGCTGTTGATTGTGGAGCAATTCCGAAAGAATTAGCTGCCAGTGAGTTTTTTGGTCATTTAAAAGGTTCATTCACAGGAGCTATAAATGACAAAATTGGTTGTTTTGAGGCTGCCAATAAAGGGACTCTTTTTCTTGATGAAATAGGCAATCTTTCCTACGAAAACCAAATTCAACTCTTAAGAGCTTTACAGGAAAGAAAAATAAAACCTGTAGGAAGCAATAAAGAAATTAATGTTGATATCCGAATAATCACCGCAACGAATGAAGATTTAAGGGAAGCCGTAAAGAACGGAACCTTCCGTGAAGATTTATACCATCGAATCAATGAATTCTCGATTCAATCCCCTTCGCTGAATGAAAGGAATGAAGATTTAATGATTTTTGCAGATTTCTTTCTTGGCAAAGCAAATCAACAATTAAATAAAAACATCATAGGGTTTTCCCCAGAAGTGGTGACTGTTTTTGAAAATTACAGATGGCCTGGAAATTTAAGAGAACTTCAAAATATTATTAAGAGAGCCACTCTATTATCCCAAGGTGATTTTATCGAAAAAAATACACTCCCACATGAAATTTTTCAAATGGCAAACAAAATTATTAATGATTTTTCTTTGTTTGAAAATGAAAAAGAAGCCATTTTGAATGCTTTGGAACAAGCGAAAAACAACAAGTCAGAAACAGCAAAATTGCTTAAAATAAACAGAAAAACATTATATAACAAATTAAAACAGTACAATATAGATTAG
- a CDS encoding beta-ketoacyl-ACP synthase III, with amino-acid sequence MSTITAAITAVGGYVPDYVLSNKELETMVETNDEWITTRTGIKERRILKDADKGTSFLAIKAAEDLIAKANIDPLEIDLILMATATPDMPVAATGVYVATAIGATNAFAYDLQAACSSFLYGMSTAAAYVQSGRYKKVLLIGADKMSSIVDYTDRATCIIFGDGAGAVLFEPNYEGFGLQDEYLRSDGIGRDFLKIPAGGSLIPASEDTVKNRQHNIMQDGKTVFKYAVTNMADASELILKKNNLTNEDVNWLVSHQANKRIIDATAHRMNLEDSKVLMNIEKYGNTTSATLPLVLYDFEHLFKKGDTIIFAAFGGGFTWGSIYLTWAYDKK; translated from the coding sequence ATGAGTACAATTACAGCCGCAATTACCGCAGTCGGTGGTTATGTTCCTGATTATGTTCTTTCAAACAAAGAACTGGAAACGATGGTCGAAACGAATGACGAATGGATAACCACACGCACCGGAATTAAAGAGAGAAGAATATTAAAGGACGCTGATAAAGGAACTTCTTTTCTTGCTATAAAAGCTGCCGAAGATTTAATAGCAAAAGCAAACATTGACCCTCTTGAAATAGATTTAATTTTAATGGCAACTGCAACCCCAGATATGCCGGTTGCTGCAACAGGTGTTTATGTAGCAACTGCAATTGGAGCCACAAACGCATTCGCTTACGACTTACAAGCCGCTTGTTCAAGCTTCCTTTATGGAATGTCTACTGCTGCTGCTTATGTACAATCTGGACGATACAAAAAAGTACTCTTAATTGGTGCCGATAAAATGTCTTCCATTGTGGATTATACAGACAGAGCTACTTGTATCATTTTTGGTGATGGTGCAGGAGCTGTATTATTTGAGCCAAATTACGAAGGTTTTGGTTTACAGGATGAATATTTAAGAAGCGATGGTATTGGACGCGATTTTCTTAAAATACCAGCCGGAGGATCTTTAATTCCTGCTTCTGAAGATACTGTAAAAAACAGACAACACAATATAATGCAAGACGGTAAAACTGTTTTCAAATATGCAGTTACCAATATGGCTGACGCAAGTGAATTGATTTTGAAAAAAAATAATTTGACTAATGAAGACGTAAATTGGCTGGTGTCCCATCAGGCAAACAAACGTATCATTGATGCGACTGCTCACAGAATGAATCTGGAAGATTCCAAAGTATTGATGAATATTGAAAAATACGGAAATACCACATCAGCAACATTACCTTTAGTACTTTACGATTTTGAACACCTTTTCAAAAAAGGGGATACTATTATTTTTGCTGCCTTTGGTGGCGGTTTCACTTGGGGATCGATTTACTTAACTTGGGCCTACGACAAAAAATAA
- a CDS encoding aminopeptidase C: protein MYKLSIKSLFIATTLVVGMNSMTAQDGLVNSLKVNASEKSAESFKFTDVINLANTSIKNQGSSGTCWSYSTNSFLESEMIRMGKQPVELSQVFSARNAYVEKGKNYVRMHGAVTLGDGGELHDVINMYRKYGAVPQSVYTGLNYGTSKNKFAEMAALTEGMLAAIVKNPNGELTPNWEKAYAAVIDSYLGQVPENFMYKGKSYTPQTFAKEVVGINPEEYVEFASYANVPYYTKTMMMVPDNWSFDLVYNIKMNDMTAIIDNALKNGYTVAWASDVSEKSFSWKNGLAYVPTKKFDEMTAEEKENMFNGPKPELEITEEIRQKAFDNYQTTDDHAMHIVGIAKDQMGKEYYIVKNSWGSTNDYKGYLYVSKNFVKYKTTSLMVNKGGLPSDIAKKIGA from the coding sequence ATGTATAAATTATCAATTAAATCACTTTTTATTGCAACAACTCTAGTGGTTGGAATGAATTCGATGACTGCTCAAGATGGGTTAGTTAACTCATTGAAAGTAAATGCCAGTGAAAAAAGCGCAGAAAGTTTCAAGTTTACTGATGTTATTAATTTGGCTAATACTTCCATTAAGAACCAAGGATCTTCGGGAACTTGTTGGAGTTATTCTACGAATTCGTTTTTAGAATCCGAGATGATCAGAATGGGAAAACAGCCAGTTGAATTATCACAGGTTTTTTCTGCTAGAAATGCTTATGTTGAAAAAGGAAAAAATTACGTGCGCATGCATGGAGCCGTAACTTTGGGAGACGGAGGGGAATTGCATGATGTAATTAATATGTACAGAAAGTATGGAGCTGTTCCACAATCCGTTTATACAGGATTGAATTATGGTACTTCGAAAAATAAGTTCGCTGAAATGGCTGCTTTGACTGAGGGTATGTTGGCTGCAATTGTGAAAAATCCGAATGGCGAATTAACTCCTAACTGGGAGAAAGCCTATGCTGCTGTAATCGATTCTTATTTAGGACAAGTTCCTGAGAATTTTATGTACAAAGGAAAAAGCTATACGCCACAAACTTTTGCCAAAGAAGTTGTGGGAATCAATCCGGAGGAATATGTGGAATTTGCATCTTATGCCAATGTTCCTTACTATACAAAAACGATGATGATGGTTCCGGATAACTGGTCATTTGATTTGGTTTATAATATCAAAATGAACGATATGACGGCTATCATTGACAATGCATTGAAAAACGGTTATACTGTAGCTTGGGCATCAGATGTGAGCGAGAAAAGTTTTAGTTGGAAAAATGGATTGGCTTATGTTCCAACTAAAAAGTTTGATGAAATGACGGCCGAAGAAAAAGAAAATATGTTCAACGGACCAAAACCAGAATTGGAAATTACCGAGGAAATTCGCCAAAAAGCATTTGACAATTACCAAACCACTGACGATCACGCAATGCATATTGTTGGTATTGCCAAAGACCAAATGGGAAAAGAGTATTATATCGTAAAAAATTCTTGGGGATCAACTAATGATTATAAAGGATATTTGTATGTGAGCAAAAATTTTGTAAAATACAAAACAACTTCATTGATGGTAAATAAAGGAGGTCTTCCATCTGATATTGCTAAGAAAATAGGGGCTTAA
- the accC gene encoding acetyl-CoA carboxylase biotin carboxylase subunit — MFKKILIANRGEIALRVIRTCREMGIKTVAVYSTADAESLHVKFADEAVCIGPAPSNLSYLKMSNIIAAAEITNADAIHPGYGFLSENAKFSKICQEHNIKFIGASPEMIDRMGDKASAKATMIEAGVPCVPGSEGILDSYEDAKETAAKIGYPVMMKATAGGGGKGMRAIWKEEDLLKAWESARQEAAAAFGNDGMYMEKLIEEPRHIEIQVVGDAYGKACHLSERDCSVQRRHQKLTEETPSPFMTDELRAKMGEAAVKAAEYIKYEGAGTVEFLVDKHRNFYFMEMNTRIQVEHPITEQVVDYDLIREQILVAAGVPISGRNYLPQLHAIEVRINAEDPYNDFRPSPGKITTLHMPGGHGVRLDTHVYSGYTIPPNYDSMIAKLITTAQTREEAISKMRRALDEFVIEGIKTTIPFHRQLMDDARYIAGDYTTAFMDDFKMNDPE; from the coding sequence ATGTTTAAAAAAATACTAATAGCAAATAGAGGAGAAATTGCACTTCGCGTTATCCGAACGTGTAGAGAAATGGGAATCAAAACTGTTGCCGTTTACTCTACTGCAGATGCTGAAAGTCTGCACGTGAAATTTGCAGACGAAGCTGTTTGTATCGGACCAGCACCAAGTAACTTATCTTATTTAAAGATGTCCAATATTATTGCTGCTGCCGAAATTACAAACGCAGACGCAATTCACCCTGGTTACGGATTCCTTTCTGAAAATGCAAAATTTTCTAAAATTTGCCAGGAACACAACATAAAATTCATCGGTGCGTCACCAGAAATGATTGACAGAATGGGTGATAAAGCATCCGCAAAAGCCACGATGATTGAAGCAGGTGTTCCTTGTGTACCAGGTTCTGAAGGAATTTTGGATTCTTACGAAGACGCTAAAGAAACTGCAGCAAAAATAGGATACCCTGTAATGATGAAAGCTACTGCCGGTGGTGGTGGAAAAGGGATGAGAGCTATCTGGAAAGAAGAAGATCTTTTGAAAGCTTGGGAAAGTGCCCGTCAAGAAGCTGCTGCGGCTTTCGGTAACGACGGAATGTACATGGAAAAATTAATCGAGGAGCCACGCCACATCGAAATTCAAGTTGTTGGTGATGCTTACGGTAAAGCATGTCACCTTTCTGAAAGAGACTGTTCTGTTCAACGTCGTCACCAAAAATTGACCGAAGAAACACCTTCTCCATTCATGACCGACGAATTACGCGCAAAAATGGGTGAAGCAGCTGTAAAAGCAGCCGAATATATTAAATACGAAGGTGCCGGAACTGTAGAATTTTTAGTGGACAAACACAGAAACTTCTACTTCATGGAAATGAATACTCGTATTCAAGTTGAGCACCCAATTACAGAACAAGTAGTTGATTACGACTTGATTCGTGAGCAAATCCTAGTTGCTGCTGGTGTGCCAATTTCAGGAAGAAACTACCTTCCTCAATTACACGCGATCGAGGTTCGTATCAATGCCGAAGATCCATATAACGACTTCAGACCGTCTCCGGGAAAAATCACTACTTTGCATATGCCAGGTGGTCACGGAGTACGCCTTGACACACACGTGTACTCAGGCTATACGATTCCGCCAAACTACGATTCGATGATTGCCAAATTGATTACTACAGCCCAAACTCGTGAAGAAGCTATCAGTAAAATGAGAAGAGCATTAGACGAATTCGTAATCGAAGGTATCAAAACAACAATTCCATTCCACAGACAATTGATGGATGACGCAAGATACATCGCAGGGGATTACACCACTGCCTTTATGGACGATTTCAAAATGAATGATCCAGAATAA
- a CDS encoding hybrid sensor histidine kinase/response regulator, which translates to MNSKKSYIPIKIFISYLVLAALFVGVSWFLYSENRGFSETESKVTKENNKILKVSNLLSNIYKTESLARITIQSDSKKDFENYISKTDSLKLEIDSLKLLVTTQYQITLLDSVKLLLSKKTNNIKDLKSIKNKSNDETALKKAINDLTKMESSLRKLQLEDFIKQPAKLGNYQQSVLKKYVAYLNENIPDDSTNTLSKKESDSIIMVSKTLLNEVKNATLKKKFTLNLEENKLLQNELLISDQLRKVLSIIETEIIRNTTRNYQEKEKSLKQNNQIVTIAAVLGLFSTLFFLILILNDFSKTESYKKQLEEANSTTKKLLRNREQLISTVSHDLKTPLSTIIGYTELLGNSELTKKQLYFANNIKGSSEYITKLIQDLLDFTQIEAGKIIIEKLPFSLYDVIQEVAKSVQSIYDQKTIHLSIDIEEIFQNKIIGDPFRLRQIVTNIIGNAFKFTAEGFIKIEVKVDIENHFITIKVEDSGIGIEEDKQQLIFEEFTQADESIEKKYGGTGLGLTISKKIIEILGGKLNLKSVYGKGSAFEIQLPLLFDSSSQKSNIIGYSDNKLTAVVVDDDINLLKLTTEVLQQNNFKVLFFNNASGALEALESNPFDFIITDIQMPEIDGFLFLKKVKESTTINFDEKPVIAMTGRTDLEKEIYIKAGFSDVIRKPCSPKVLLEIVNSILNNNQSHFSTTHEIEGIEDSIKKYSLTTLKLFLSTDEGALKELLYTFMTSTKENLAILEEGISEKDILKVKGTAHRMKPMFNQIKAHEIVQILSDLELKELSFEEMDVKFKILKTEIVSFFLLLEKEVN; encoded by the coding sequence ATGAACAGTAAAAAAAGCTATATCCCTATAAAGATATTTATCAGTTATCTAGTTTTGGCGGCACTTTTTGTAGGTGTAAGCTGGTTTCTATATTCGGAAAACAGAGGGTTTTCTGAGACAGAGAGTAAAGTTACCAAAGAGAATAATAAGATTTTAAAAGTTAGTAATTTACTTTCTAATATATACAAAACCGAAAGTTTAGCTAGAATAACCATTCAATCAGATTCAAAGAAGGACTTTGAAAATTATATTTCCAAAACGGATTCTTTAAAGCTAGAAATCGATTCTTTAAAACTATTGGTAACAACTCAGTATCAAATTACATTGTTGGATAGTGTGAAGCTTTTGTTATCTAAAAAAACAAATAATATAAAGGATCTTAAAAGCATAAAAAATAAATCAAATGATGAAACGGCTCTCAAAAAAGCCATTAATGATTTGACAAAAATGGAATCATCGCTTAGAAAACTTCAGTTGGAAGATTTTATAAAACAACCAGCTAAATTGGGGAATTATCAGCAAAGTGTCCTTAAAAAATATGTTGCTTATTTAAACGAAAATATTCCAGATGACAGTACGAATACATTAAGTAAAAAAGAATCGGATTCGATTATAATGGTGTCAAAAACCTTGTTGAATGAGGTCAAAAATGCAACTTTGAAGAAGAAATTCACATTAAATTTGGAAGAAAATAAGTTGCTTCAAAATGAACTTCTAATTTCAGATCAACTAAGAAAAGTCTTGAGTATTATCGAAACCGAAATAATTAGAAATACAACAAGAAACTATCAGGAAAAGGAAAAATCATTAAAACAAAATAATCAAATCGTTACCATAGCGGCAGTACTCGGATTGTTTTCAACTTTGTTTTTTTTAATTTTGATTCTAAATGATTTTTCCAAAACGGAATCCTATAAAAAACAACTTGAAGAAGCTAACAGTACAACCAAAAAATTGCTCAGAAACAGAGAACAGCTTATCTCTACAGTCAGTCACGATTTAAAAACACCATTGAGTACAATTATAGGATATACAGAGCTTTTAGGAAATTCTGAATTGACAAAAAAGCAATTGTATTTTGCCAATAACATAAAAGGTTCCTCAGAATACATTACAAAATTGATTCAGGACTTACTTGATTTTACACAAATTGAAGCGGGAAAAATAATAATCGAAAAGCTTCCTTTTTCGTTGTATGACGTTATTCAGGAAGTTGCAAAAAGTGTCCAATCGATATATGACCAAAAGACGATCCATCTTTCTATTGACATTGAGGAAATTTTCCAAAATAAAATTATAGGAGATCCATTCCGATTGAGGCAAATAGTAACTAATATAATTGGTAATGCCTTTAAATTTACTGCAGAAGGATTTATTAAGATTGAAGTAAAAGTCGATATTGAAAACCATTTTATTACAATTAAAGTCGAAGATTCCGGAATTGGAATAGAAGAAGACAAACAACAATTGATTTTTGAAGAATTCACTCAAGCGGATGAAAGTATCGAAAAAAAATATGGAGGAACCGGATTAGGGCTTACTATTTCAAAAAAAATTATTGAAATTCTTGGTGGGAAATTAAACCTAAAGAGCGTTTATGGTAAAGGCAGTGCTTTTGAAATTCAATTGCCATTGTTGTTTGATTCTTCTTCACAAAAATCGAACATAATAGGTTATTCTGATAATAAGTTAACAGCAGTTGTTGTTGATGATGACATTAATTTGTTGAAGTTAACGACGGAAGTTTTACAGCAGAATAATTTTAAAGTTTTGTTCTTTAACAATGCTTCGGGTGCACTTGAAGCACTAGAAAGCAATCCGTTTGATTTTATAATTACCGATATTCAAATGCCAGAAATAGACGGATTTCTATTTTTGAAAAAAGTAAAGGAATCTACTACTATAAATTTTGACGAAAAGCCAGTTATAGCAATGACTGGAAGAACCGATCTGGAAAAGGAAATCTATATAAAAGCAGGATTTTCGGATGTGATACGAAAGCCGTGTTCTCCAAAAGTATTGCTTGAAATTGTAAATTCCATTTTGAATAATAACCAATCACACTTTTCTACAACCCATGAAATTGAGGGAATAGAGGATTCAATAAAAAAATATTCGTTAACCACTTTGAAATTATTCTTATCTACTGACGAAGGCGCTTTGAAAGAGCTTTTGTACACTTTTATGACATCTACAAAAGAAAACTTAGCAATATTAGAAGAAGGGATTTCAGAAAAAGATATTTTAAAAGTAAAAGGGACTGCCCATAGAATGAAGCCGATGTTTAACCAAATTAAAGCTCATGAAATTGTTCAAATTTTAAGTGATTTAGAACTCAAAGAACTTTCATTTGAGGAAATGGATGTTAAATTCAAAATTTTGAAGACAGAAATCGTATCGTTTTTTTTGCTTTTAGAAAAAGAAGTAAACTAA
- the accB gene encoding acetyl-CoA carboxylase biotin carboxyl carrier protein codes for MDLKEIQNLIKFVANSGVAEVKLEMDDVKITIRTTLEGNVTEATYVQQLPVQNALPQAVVPQQIAPVAAAPAETPAAENANYITIKSPMIGTFYRKPAPDKPMFVEVGKAIGKGDVLCVIEAMKLFNEIESEISGKIVKILVDDMSPVEFDQPLFLVDPS; via the coding sequence ATGGATTTAAAAGAAATTCAAAATCTAATCAAATTTGTTGCAAATTCAGGTGTTGCTGAAGTAAAATTAGAAATGGATGATGTTAAAATCACCATCAGAACTACTTTAGAAGGAAACGTTACCGAAGCAACTTATGTACAACAACTACCTGTACAAAACGCTCTACCTCAAGCTGTCGTTCCTCAACAAATTGCTCCAGTCGCAGCCGCTCCAGCAGAAACTCCAGCTGCCGAAAACGCAAATTACATCACAATTAAATCACCAATGATTGGTACTTTCTACAGAAAACCTGCTCCAGACAAACCAATGTTTGTAGAAGTTGGTAAAGCTATTGGAAAAGGAGATGTTCTTTGTGTTATTGAAGCAATGAAATTATTCAATGAAATTGAATCTGAAATATCTGGTAAAATTGTAAAAATATTGGTAGACGATATGTCTCCGGTAGAATTTGACCAACCTTTATTCTTAGTAGATCCATCATAA